The following proteins come from a genomic window of Triticum aestivum cultivar Chinese Spring chromosome 6A, IWGSC CS RefSeq v2.1, whole genome shotgun sequence:
- the LOC123132460 gene encoding proteasome subunit beta type-3 — protein MSIFEYNGSAVVAMVGKNCFAIASDRRLGVQLQTVATDFQRVFKIHGKLYIGLSGLATDAQTLYQRLVFKHKLYQLREERDMKPETFASLVSALLYEKRFGPYFCQPIIAGLGEKDQPFICTMDCIGAKELAKDFVVSGTASESLYGACESMYKPDMEPEELFETISQALLSSVDRDCLSGWGGYVLIVTPTEVQERVLKGRMD, from the exons ATGTCG ATCTTCGAGTACAACGGGAGCGCCGTGGTGGCGATGGTGGGGAAGAACTGCTTCGCGATCGCCAGCGACCGGCGCCTGGGCGTGCAGCTGCAGACCGTCGCCACCGACTTCCAGAGGGTGTTCAAGATCCACGGCAAGCTGTACATCGGCCTCTCCGGCCTCGCCACGGACGCCCAGACGCT GTACCAGCGGCTGGTGTTTAAGCACAAACTGTACCAGCTTCGGGAGGAGAGGGACATGAAGCCCGAGACCTTCGCCAGCCTCGTCTCCGCCCTCCTTTACGAGAAAAG GTTTGGGCCATACTTCTGCCAACCAATTATTGCCGGGCTAGGTGAAAAGGATCAGCCATTTATATGTACCATGGACTGCATTGGTGCTAA GGAACTGGCAAAAGATTTTGTGGTTTCTGGTACTGCTTCGGAATCACTATATGGTGCTTGTGAGTCCATGTACAAACCAGACATG GAACCCGAAGAACTATTTGAGACCATCTCACAAGCATTGCTGTCTTCTGTTGATCGTGATTGCTTGAGTGGTTGGGGAGGTTATGTTCTTATTGT AACGCCCACTGAAGTTCAGGAGAGAGTGCTTAAGGGGAGAATGGACTGA
- the LOC123130453 gene encoding chlorophyllase-1 yields MAAPAETMNKPGAEVLKALTSVFQPGKLAVEAIQVDENAAPTPPIPVLIVAPKDAGTYPVAMLLHGFFLHNHFYEHLLRHVASHGFIIVAPQFSISIIPSGDAEDIAAAAKVADWLPDGLPSVLPKGVEPELSKLALAGHSRGGHTAFSLALGHAKTQLTFSALIGLDPVAGTGKSSQLQPKILTHEPSSFGMAMPVLVVGTGLGEEKKNIFFPPCAPRDVNHAEFYRECRPPCYYFVTKDYGHLDMLDDGAPKFITCVCKDGNGCKGKMRRCVAGIMVAFLNAALGGKDGDLEAILRDPAVAPTTLDPVEHRLA; encoded by the exons ATGGCAGCACCGGCAGAGACGATGAACAAGCCCGGCGCCGAGGTTCTCAAGGCACTCACCTCGGTGTTCCAGCCGGGGAAGCTTGCCGTCGAGGCGATTCAGGTGGATGAGAATGCGGCCCCGACACCGCCCATCCCGGTGCTGATCGTCGCACCCAAGGATGCGGGAACCTACCCCGTCGCTATGCTCTTGCACGGCTTCTTCCTCCATAACCACTTCTACGAACACCTTCTCCGGCACGTCGCGTCCCACGGCTTCATCATTGTCGCGCCCCAG TTCAGCATCAGTATCATACCTTCGGGTGACGCCGAGGACATCGCCGCGGCAGCCAAGGTGGCAGACTGGCTCCCCGACGGCCTCCCGTCCGTGCTGCCCAAAGGCGTCGAGCCGGAGCTCTCGAAGCTCGCCTTGGCCGGCCACAGCCGAGGAGGCCACACGGCTTTCTCCTTGGCCCTGGGGCATGCCAAGACCCAGCTAACCTTCTCCGCGCTCATCGGCCTCGACCCCGTCGCCGGCACGGGGAAGTCCTCCCAGCTCCAGCCCAAGATCCTCACCCACGAGCCCTCCTCCTTCGGCATGGCCATGCCGGTGCTGGTCGTCGGCACCGGGCTCGGCGAGGAGAAGAAGAACATATTCTTCCCTCCCTGCGCACCGAGGGACGTGAACCACGCGGAATTCTACCGCGAGTGCAGGCCGCCCTGCTACTACTTTGTGACCAAGGACTACGGGCATCTGGACATGCTGGACGACGGCGCCCCCAAGTTCATCACCTGCGTCTGCAAGGATGGGAACGGGTGCAAGGGCAAGATGAGGAGGTGCGTTGCTGGGATCATGGTGGCATTTCTGAATGCTGCCCTTGGTGGGAAAGATGGAGATCTTGAGGCCATACTGAGAGACCCGGCGGTTGCACCAACCACGCTTGATCCGGTTGAGCACCGCCTGGCGTGA